The genomic segment ATTGCCTCCGGTCCTGCGCTTTCCTCGTTCGCCAGCGGGTTGACCACCGAAACTGCGTTCGACGTTCTCGCGGTCGCTCGCAAGCTCCAGGCCGGCGGAAAGGACGTCATCGCCCTTCAGATCGGTGATTCGCCGTTCCCCACCACCGCCAACGCAATCAAAGCGGCGCACGCCGCAATCGACGCCGGTCTCACGCGGTACTGCCCGTCGGCGGGGTTACCGGAGTTCCGCGAGACGATCGCGAAGACCGTGAGGGCCGAGTTCGGCATTCCGGCGACGGCCGACAACGTGGTCGTCGGCCCGGGTGCGAAAGTGTTCGAGACGTACTTCTGCGAAGCGTTCCTCGAGCCCGGCGACGCGGTGCTGGTCTTCCAGCCGGCGTTCCCGACCTTTGAGCCGAACATCCTCCGCCGCGGCGCGAAGCCGGTTTACGTGCCGCTCAAGCAGGAGAACAAGTTTCGTCCCGATGTGGCGGCGATTGAGAAGTTTGTGAAATCGGAGCCGCGTGCACGGGCCATCTTCCTCAATTTCCCCCACAACCCGACTGGCGGGGTCGCCACCCGCGATGACCTGAAGGCCATCGCGAACATTGTCCGCGGCACGAACATCGCGGTGTTCAGCGACGAACCCTACTGCCACATGATTTGGGACGTGACCGAACCGCGAGAAGCTCCGCTGACAGGCTCGGTCGGGAGCAGGACCGAGCCGCGAGAAGCTCCGCTGACAGGCTCGGTCGGGAGCAGTCAGCACGCCAGCATCCTCGCGGAGCCCGGGATGCTGGAGCAGTGCGTCGGCGCGTACACGTTCTCGAAGAGTTACAGCATGAGCGGCTGGCGGTGCGGGTACATGATCACCTCGGCACCCGTTGCTCAGATCGTCTCGAAGATGATCAACACCTCGCTCTCCTGCGTGCCCCCGATCGTTCAAATGGCCGGCAAGGCTGCTCTCGAACACGACGCGGTCGAACGCGACACCGTCATGAAGAAGTTCCACAAGAAGGTGGAGCTTCTAGTGTCCGAGCTTCGCAAGGTGCCCGACGTGACCGTGCTGATGCCGGAGGGCACCTTCTATGTGTTCCCCCGGGTCAGTCCCATCTGCGAGCGCCTGGGGATCACATCACACGGACTGGCGATGTACCTGCTCGAAGGGGCGGACGACAAGCGCGGGGTCGCGTGCCTGGGCGGCGAGTGCTTCGGTGCGGCCGGTCAAGGCTTCCTCCGCTTCAGTTGTGCCGAACCGGACGAGCGACTCGTGGAAGCGGTCGCGTTCTTTGCTGATGCCGTCAACCGGTCGGACCGCGTGAAAGCGTACCTCGACACTCATCCGAAGTACCGGTTAAAGTGAGGCGAGTTGAGACACGGAGGAACCCGGGATGAGTAGCGAGCGCACCGCGGCAAGCGAAATCGTGTACCCGGACAGCGACGGAAAGCCGAAGGCCGACAACACGCTCCAGTGGGACTGGATGGTGAAAATCGTCGGGGAGTTGCGGGAGGTGTTCGCCGGCCAGGACGTATTCGTGGCCGGCGATCTGCTCTGGTACCCCGTGAAAGGCGATCCGAAGACGGTCACCGCCCCGGACGCGATGGTCGCGATCGGACGCCCGGCCGGCTATCGGGGAAGTTACAAGCAATGGGAGGAAGCGGGGATCGCCCCGCAGGTCGTGTTCGAGATCCTCTCGCCGAGTAACTCGCGCGAGGAGATGGCAGAGAAGCTCAAATTCTACGACCGCTACGGGGTTGAAGAATACTACGTCCTGAACCCGCGCAAACACACGGCGAACGGGTGGGTCCGCATCGACGGTCAGTTCCAGTTCGTCAGCCCGATCGGCGGGTACATCAGCCCGCGGTTGGGAATTCGCTTCGAGGAGAACGGCGACCTGCGGCTGTTCACACCGGACGGACGTGAGTTTCGGACCCGTGAAGAGCGTGTGGAAGAAATCCAGGAGGAACTGCGGAAAACAGCTTTGGCGTTTGAGGACGAACGAACGCGAGCCCTCGAAGCCCTCCGGCAGCTTTCGGAAGAGCGCCTGCGTGCCGAGCAGGAGCGGACCCGAGCGGAGCAGGAGCGGACCCGAGCGGAGCAGGAGCGAGCGGCGAAGGACGCACTGGCTGCCCGGTTGCGCGAATTGGGCATCAATCCTGACACCATTTTGAAGCCGGCCGGGTGATGCTTGATTCGGTCCTTCGTCACAGCAGCATTATGAATCGATCGCTGCTCAATGCCATGAAGGCACGCAGAGTCTTTCTCTGCGTCGCCCGGAACGACTGACCGGTACCCAAAACGTCAGTCGTCCGGTTCGTGAAAATAACAATCCGGCTCACTTTCCCTCCAGCGCTACCTTCACATCAGCCTGAGCGACGGGTGCCGCGATCGGGTTCGTGACGGCTTCGCCCGGCACAATCACTCCGGCCGGACCTTGCAGTACCGAAACCGGGGGTTGTGGCGTGTTCTTGGGCTCTCGCTTTTTCAGCGACCGGTAATACGCGTACAGGCCGATTCCGATCACGAGAACTGCGATGATGAATGCTGTTGGGCTTTTGAAGCGGTGAACGAGTGCGAGAATCCACGTCCCACAGAAGAAAAGTGCTCCCACCCCAACGACAGCATAAATCACATCGGCCAGAAGGAATTTGAGAAATGAGTAGCGCGACGCCCCAGCAATCATGAACACGCCCGTTCGCAGCGGAGGAAGGAAACGCGCGAGGAGCAGCAGCTTCATACCGTGCTGTTCGAATCTCCCTTCAAGCTGGCGCCGCCGTTCGGTGCTGAGCACCTTCTGTACCCACCGGTACTCAAAGAGCTTCGGCCCCCACCTCCGACCCACCCCGTAAAGAAACGAGTCCGCAGCGATGATACCGAGGCCACAAGCCCCCCAGGCGAACGGCCACCACACGTCCTCGTGGACGGCGTGGACACCGGCGGCATAGAGGATACCGGCTTCCTCGGGTGCGGGCGGGATGCCGATTCCCGTGAGGAGCAGCCACCCGAAAATCGACAAGTACCAGTACAAAGCGTCGGTCGTCATGGCCGGCCCCGCGGTGTGGAACACCTTCCGCGGGGGTAATTGCACATCCCGTTCCAACAGACCCATTTACGCGGGCGTCTTCTGCTTCCGCCGGTTCAGCTCCTTCATCACATCCGGGAGCGAGCGCGTGTTGAAAACGTCGTCCTTCGTCAGCCACCCCCGTCGAGCGACCTGAACGCCGAACGTGTAGAGTCCGAGTTCCCCCGGGCTGTGGGCGTCCGGGTTGATGACAATGGGAATGCCCATCGCCTTCGCCCGCTTCACGTACCGCCAGTCGAGATCGAGGCGGGACGGCTGAGCGTTGATCTCGATCATCTTGCCGTGTTTCGCGGCCGCCTTCAGGACCTCCTCCAGATTGATTTTGTACCCTTCGCGCTTGAGGAGCAGCCGGCCGGTGGCGTGGCCGAGCATGGTGACGGCCGGGTGCGCGAGCGCTTTGCACACGCGCGCCGTCATCTCGGCCTCGGGCATGGCGAACAGCGAGTGAACGCTCGCCACCACGTAATCGAAACCCGCGAGTAACTCGTCGTCGTAGTCGAGCGACCCGTCCTCGAGGATGTCCACCTCACTGCCCTTGATAATGCGAACCCCCGAGAGCTTGGCGTTCACGCGATCGATCTCGGCCCACTGCTTGCGCACCGCGCCGGGTGGCAGGCCGCGGGCGATGGTGAGCGACTGCGAGTGATCGCCGACCCCGAAGTACTCCAACCCCAGCGCCTTCGTCGCGAGCGCCATTTGTTCGAGCGACGCGGTACCGTCGCTGGCCGTCGTGTGGTTGTGGAAGACGCCGCGAATATCGGAGTCTTTGACCAGGGCCGGAAGCGTCTTCTGCTCGCCGGCCTCGATTTCACCGGTGTCCTCGCGGAGTTCCGGTTCGATGTAGGGTAGGCCCAGCGCCGCGAAGATGTCGGCTTCGTCCTTGCACGGAACGGACCGGGTCTCGTTCGCGAGCGCGTACTCGTTCAGCGTCAGGCCGCGATCGATGGCGCGCTGCCGCATGCGGATGTTGTGCTCCTTGCTGCCCGTGAAGTAGTGCAGGGCGAACGGGAACTGGTCGTCGGTCACGACGCGGAGGTCGGCCTGGAGGGTCGCCTTCTCGCCGCGGACGTGCATCGCGGCCAGGACGCTCGACTTCGTCGGCCCCTGGGCGATCACCTGGACCACTTCGGTGATCTTCACGAACGCGTCCATGATCGGCTGCGGGCTCGCGCTGCTTACAAGAATGTCGATGTCGCCCGTGGTCTCTTTGCGGCGGCGCAGGCTGCCGCAGAGTTCGGAGCGGATCACGCCGGGGAACGCCCGGACCTGTTCGAGCAGGGCGAGGCCGAGCGGCAGCGCGAGGTCGATCCGGACGCGGTGGCCGACCTTGTCGATGAACGCCAGGCCGTCGAGGATCTTCTGCTGAGTCTTGGCGCCGAAGCCTTTCTGCTTGGCCACCTCGCCCGCTTCGCACGCGGCTTTCAGCTTCTCGATGGTGTCGATCTGAAGGTTCGTGTGGAGCGCCTTCACCTTCTTCGGCCCCAGACCGGGGAGCCGGAGCATCTGGACGAGCCCTTCCGGAACGGAGGCGCGCAGCTCTTCGAGGTAGGGGAGTTTTCCGGTGGTGACGAGGGTGGTGATCTTCTCGGCGAGCGCGTCCCCGATGCCGCGAACCTCTTCGAGCTTGCCCTCGGCCACCATCTGGTTGAGGTCGCCGGGGAGCGACTGAAGGAGCCGCGCCGCGTTGTGGTAGGCGTTGGTTCGGAACGCGTTCTCGCCCTTCAGCTCGAGCAGGGTGCCGATCTCGTTGAGTGCGTCGGCAACGTCGTCCTTCGTCATGACCAGAACTCCTCACGGGGGTGGTGTGAGGATACCAGACGCGAGCCGAAGTGGGGATGTTGGAGGTGGATGGCGCTCAACGGATGACACCAACGGCTCGCGTGAGAGCCGTCAGTGTGTTGTCACCTGCGCTCAGTTGGCCTCTCTCGTCAGCGTGCAGGCCGCCCAGAAAACCCACGGTTCGGTATCCGGTGCGAATACCCGCACGCTCCAGTCGAGAGTCACAGCCTGCATCCCTCCGCGATGTGGCGAGCCAGGGAGACGCGGGTCGCAGGATTTACCACTGCGTATCAACTGCACCGGTGTCGGAAAATCGGCCGGTTGAGGTGTCGCTTCCATCCGCCCGATTCGCACCAGCATTTCTCCGCTGTGGTCGGCACGTATTGGTGGCAGCAGTCGCTCAGGAACGGCTTTGTCAGTGGACCACAGACCGGCAGGCTCGGTCGGTGTCAAAAGGGCAAACGCCGGCATCTGAGGGCTGTAGAATCCGACCCCCCACAAATTGAAAACGGCATCTCCCGCCTCCGGCCGGCAGACCTGCGGGCGCTCAGTGAAGAGGATCGCACCAGATGGCCAGTCCTCGAGTTTCCTGGTCCGACCGAGGGTTCCCCAGGGAAGAAGTCCATTGGCAGCATAGCTCACGGTGGCGTAATACCCAACCGTGCCATCCGGAACAGTGACCGGGATGTCGCGGAGGCCGTCGGCGGTAGTATCCGCTGGGTCTATGAACGCACTCCAAACCTGATTGGCGTCGCCGCCAAATCGTGTGTATTCGGAGCCGTCCTTGTTTTGAAGGGTAAACGGGACTGAAGACGGGGCGTGGTAGCTCGAAACCGACTCACCCGGACGGTACGTCGAGGCCGAGCATTCGAGATACGGGCCGAGGGTCGCGAAGACAGATCGGATGTCGGTCGAATGGGAAGCGCTACCCTGGTTCGTAAGCGGTGGTAGCTGGTTGTTGGCATCGTGGAAGTTGAGGACACCAAGAGCAATCTGTTTCAGGTTGTTTTGGCACGCCGTCTGAGCCGCTGTAGCCCGCACCTTCACAACCAAGGTAAGAGACAAGCCGGCGAGCAAAGCCAGGATGAGCACCACGAGGCCGAGCTCGATCCGCGAAATGGCAGAGCGGCACATTGTCAAACTGTGGCGCCGCAACCGGTCCATTTCTAGCTCCCGCTCGCGTGTGCTCGGGTGAAAGCAGAGAATCCCGGTCCGTCCACCTGTGAGGGTAACGGACCGGGACTGTGTCTACAACCGCTTCGCTCTCACCAGCCGGCTGACGCCGGCCGTTCGCCTGATCAAGCCGCCGCCTTCAGTGGAGCCGCGCTGGCCGCACGCTGGCGGGACGGGCCGTGGAGCATGATCTCCAAACCGTTCACGATGCGGTCCGGGCCGCGCCCGTCGAACGTGTTCCGGGCACAGCGGGTCATTCCCTTCCGCTCCATCGGGTCGTCGAGGAGCAGGTCCACCGCCTCCTTCAACTGGTCGAAGGTCACGTCGGGCGCGTTGCCGAGGTACGTGGCGACGCCGTCCTCGTCGAGCTTCTTGCCGTTCCCCGCGTGCCGCTTCGTCTGGCTCAGGACCAGTTGCGGCACCCCGACCACGCACAGTTCCGGCGACCAGCCGTCACCCGCGGTGAGCGCGAAGTGGACCCGGACCAGTCGCGTCATCAGCTCCTTCGGCTCGGTCACCACCTCCACCTTCCCGGCGCTGGCATCGGCCAGTTCGAGGATCTCGTCGTACTTCGGATGATGCGTCCGGGCGGCAACGGTGACCTTCGCCACCTTCGGCATGTCGAGGAGCTGCTGGGTGCGGGTGAGGGTCTCGCCGCCGAGGTCGTCGTCGCCCATCGCAACGAGCGCGCGGAACGGTGCCGGCGGCTCCATCGCCCGAATCGTTCGCTGCCGGCGGAACATCCCGCGGCAGAGCGCGTAGCGGTGTCCGAGCAGGAGCTGACACCCCGGTTCGACTCGGTAGGCCTTCCGCGTCGGGTACAGCGTCGGGTTGACCACCAGATCGGCCGGGAACTTCATGTCGGCGGTGGAGTCGAACACCATCACGAGCGCGCCGGTCTTCCGCAGTTCGCGGAGGTAGTCCGCATCGTACCCGGTGCCCGCGACCACGACGGCCGCGGCGTTCATCTTCCGCACCTGGGCGATCGTGGCGTCCAGGTCGCCCGCGTCGCCCACCCGGCGCTCGGCCGGAACCCAGTCGTTGTTGCCGCGGTTGATGACGGTCGCGAGTGAGAGCGGATCGAGATAGCTGAGGAAGTGGGTCCCGCGGCGCCGGCGCTGAAGGGCGGCAGCGAGTGAGAGGCACTGGTAAAACGGCTCCCAGCCGTGTTCGGTCGTCCCGTCGCAGCGAAACAGAATCGGGCCACGAGTCGCGTCCATGCGCATCGCTCCTGCACAACCAGTATGGAAAGGTGCGCGTATGCCGCCACGGCCACGAGGGTAATCGTGGGTCGGTGCGGCGTCCGCACGAGCCGGTTGGTGTGGAGTTGCCCGTCGCCCGTGAGTCAACGCGGCGGCCAGCGCCGCGCGGGCGGGAGCGTGTCTCGACACCTCTTCTCCGGGTGGGCCGAGTGTCGGCCCTAACGATGCGCCTTCGGGTTCCGGTCCGTTGGCGCGTCGTGCTCAGGTGGCGGGTTCCGGTCCGTCAACCGAGCGGGCGGATCGTAATTCAGATTTCTCACAACCGACAAGGCCACTTTCTTCACACGCGGTCACACTGAAAACTCGGAGGGTTGCGCACCGAACGTATGGCGCCCAATTGGCTCATGCGTGGACGGGCGAGGCGGCGTTGGCCGACTGGCGCGCGAGCGGCGCGGCGTAAGCCGGCCGGTGTTGCGAGCTGCCCGGTGTGATGAGGTGAGTAGCCACTCACTGGGTTCTCGTGCGATCATTTTGAAACACCGGCTGGCTGGCGCTCCGCCGCTCAAGATGTGCTTCGCGCTGTCAACCGGCGAGTCAACCACCGAGTAAACCACCGGCGGGCTTACGCCGCGCCGCTCGCGGGCAGACTCGCGCGTCAAGCGGGAAGAGCGGGCGCTATGTTCCGGTTGTGCCGAACGTTCCACGTGGAACGTCTACCCAGATTCACAACGAAGTCGGGAGGGTCTTGCCGTTCGCTTAATACGGACCGTTCCACGTGGAACGACTCAAGTCGTCAGCCCTCGATTCCACTTCTCACAGCCGCGGAGGTTGCTATGAAGCCGGCCGAACCGACCGATACCGGAGACCCTCGCATGGAAGCGACCGCCAAGCCCCGGATGGCCCGTGGGCTGAACGCCCTCCTCGGTGACGTCTCGATGCCCGCCGACTCGGGCACGAGTCGGATCCCGATCGAGAAAATCGACCGCAACCCGTACCAGCCACGCAAGCAGTTCGACGCCGACGAACTCGCGGCACTCACCGCCAGCGTGAGGACGCACGGCGTGCTGCAACCGGTGGTGGTCCGCAAGGTGGGCGACGGGTACCAGCTCATCGCCGGCGAGCGCCGGCTCCGCGCCGCCAAGGAGGCCGGCCTCAGCGATGTGCCGGTCCACCTGGTCGCCTTCGACGACCAGCAGGTGTTCGAGGCGGCCCTCGTTGAGAACATCCAGCGCACCGACCTGAACCCCATCGAAAAGGCTCAGGGGTTCCGGGACTACATGGAGCGCTACAAGATCACGCAGGACCAGCTCGGCGCGCGGCTGGGTCTTGACCGCACGAGCGTGAGCAACTTTCTGGGTCTGCTGAACCTGCACGAAGAGGTGCAGACCGCCGTCCGCAACGGTCAGCTCACGATGGGGCACGCGAAGGTACTGAAGGGTGTCCCCGATCACGCCCAGCAACTCGCCTTCGCCAAAGAGGCGATGCTGAAGAACTGTTCCGTTCACGCGCTCGAGATGCTCGTCAAGCAGCACAAGCTCGCGGCGGCTAGTGCGGAGCCCGCCAGCGAGCCGGCCGCGCGTCCCGAGCCGGTCGAAAAGACGGCTCACGTTAAGGGACTCGAAGACGACCTGCGACAGCGGCTCGCGGTCAAGATCGAGATCAAAGTGAAGGCGAAGGACAAGGGCCAAATCGTGATCGGGTTCGACTCAAACGACGACTTCGAGCGGATCATTCAAGCGCTTCAGAAATGACCTACCGAAAACACTTCCGCACACCAGCCCCGGCTCGCCGGGGCTGATTTCGTTCAGACGGCTACTTGCTCAGTTGAAACCCCGCGCACGTTGTTCCGCGGCCTGCACTCTTCAGCCCGAAGGGCTGGGACAGCATAGCCCCGGGCAACGCCCGGGGTGTGAGCCAGCGTATTTTTCAAGCTGAAGGCCTGACACACGCTATGCTGTCCCAGGCTTTCAGCCTGGAAGGCCATTCTCGACCGACCCCGGGCGTTGCCCGGGGCTATGCTGTCCCAGCCCTTCGGGCTGAAAACGCACTGACCCTTTCAACAAAGCAACGGCTACTCATAGCGCCGTGTTGCTCTCTGCGGGCACGACTTCTTCTCTAGCGGCCTCTGTGAGGCCGGTGCGACTCGACTTTCGGAGCACCGGCCTCACAGTGGCCAGCTACAGTACGAAATCCCGTGCGGCCGTATCACACCTCTCGGCATCTCTTGTCGCGTTCGG from the Frigoriglobus tundricola genome contains:
- the polX gene encoding DNA polymerase/3'-5' exonuclease PolX, with the translated sequence MTKDDVADALNEIGTLLELKGENAFRTNAYHNAARLLQSLPGDLNQMVAEGKLEEVRGIGDALAEKITTLVTTGKLPYLEELRASVPEGLVQMLRLPGLGPKKVKALHTNLQIDTIEKLKAACEAGEVAKQKGFGAKTQQKILDGLAFIDKVGHRVRIDLALPLGLALLEQVRAFPGVIRSELCGSLRRRKETTGDIDILVSSASPQPIMDAFVKITEVVQVIAQGPTKSSVLAAMHVRGEKATLQADLRVVTDDQFPFALHYFTGSKEHNIRMRQRAIDRGLTLNEYALANETRSVPCKDEADIFAALGLPYIEPELREDTGEIEAGEQKTLPALVKDSDIRGVFHNHTTASDGTASLEQMALATKALGLEYFGVGDHSQSLTIARGLPPGAVRKQWAEIDRVNAKLSGVRIIKGSEVDILEDGSLDYDDELLAGFDYVVASVHSLFAMPEAEMTARVCKALAHPAVTMLGHATGRLLLKREGYKINLEEVLKAAAKHGKMIEINAQPSRLDLDWRYVKRAKAMGIPIVINPDAHSPGELGLYTFGVQVARRGWLTKDDVFNTRSLPDVMKELNRRKQKTPA
- a CDS encoding DedA family protein; its protein translation is MTTDALYWYLSIFGWLLLTGIGIPPAPEEAGILYAAGVHAVHEDVWWPFAWGACGLGIIAADSFLYGVGRRWGPKLFEYRWVQKVLSTERRRQLEGRFEQHGMKLLLLARFLPPLRTGVFMIAGASRYSFLKFLLADVIYAVVGVGALFFCGTWILALVHRFKSPTAFIIAVLVIGIGLYAYYRSLKKREPKNTPQPPVSVLQGPAGVIVPGEAVTNPIAAPVAQADVKVALEGK
- a CDS encoding DUF1559 family PulG-like putative transporter; this translates as MDRLRRHSLTMCRSAISRIELGLVVLILALLAGLSLTLVVKVRATAAQTACQNNLKQIALGVLNFHDANNQLPPLTNQGSASHSTDIRSVFATLGPYLECSASTYRPGESVSSYHAPSSVPFTLQNKDGSEYTRFGGDANQVWSAFIDPADTTADGLRDIPVTVPDGTVGYYATVSYAANGLLPWGTLGRTRKLEDWPSGAILFTERPQVCRPEAGDAVFNLWGVGFYSPQMPAFALLTPTEPAGLWSTDKAVPERLLPPIRADHSGEMLVRIGRMEATPQPADFPTPVQLIRSGKSCDPRLPGSPHRGGMQAVTLDWSVRVFAPDTEPWVFWAACTLTREAN
- a CDS encoding Uma2 family endonuclease — protein: MSSERTAASEIVYPDSDGKPKADNTLQWDWMVKIVGELREVFAGQDVFVAGDLLWYPVKGDPKTVTAPDAMVAIGRPAGYRGSYKQWEEAGIAPQVVFEILSPSNSREEMAEKLKFYDRYGVEEYYVLNPRKHTANGWVRIDGQFQFVSPIGGYISPRLGIRFEENGDLRLFTPDGREFRTREERVEEIQEELRKTALAFEDERTRALEALRQLSEERLRAEQERTRAEQERTRAEQERAAKDALAARLRELGINPDTILKPAG
- a CDS encoding ParB/RepB/Spo0J family partition protein, giving the protein MEATAKPRMARGLNALLGDVSMPADSGTSRIPIEKIDRNPYQPRKQFDADELAALTASVRTHGVLQPVVVRKVGDGYQLIAGERRLRAAKEAGLSDVPVHLVAFDDQQVFEAALVENIQRTDLNPIEKAQGFRDYMERYKITQDQLGARLGLDRTSVSNFLGLLNLHEEVQTAVRNGQLTMGHAKVLKGVPDHAQQLAFAKEAMLKNCSVHALEMLVKQHKLAAASAEPASEPAARPEPVEKTAHVKGLEDDLRQRLAVKIEIKVKAKDKGQIVIGFDSNDDFERIIQALQK
- a CDS encoding PseG/SpsG family protein, coding for MDATRGPILFRCDGTTEHGWEPFYQCLSLAAALQRRRRGTHFLSYLDPLSLATVINRGNNDWVPAERRVGDAGDLDATIAQVRKMNAAAVVVAGTGYDADYLRELRKTGALVMVFDSTADMKFPADLVVNPTLYPTRKAYRVEPGCQLLLGHRYALCRGMFRRQRTIRAMEPPAPFRALVAMGDDDLGGETLTRTQQLLDMPKVAKVTVAARTHHPKYDEILELADASAGKVEVVTEPKELMTRLVRVHFALTAGDGWSPELCVVGVPQLVLSQTKRHAGNGKKLDEDGVATYLGNAPDVTFDQLKEAVDLLLDDPMERKGMTRCARNTFDGRGPDRIVNGLEIMLHGPSRQRAASAAPLKAAA
- a CDS encoding pyridoxal phosphate-dependent aminotransferase: MIASGPALSSFASGLTTETAFDVLAVARKLQAGGKDVIALQIGDSPFPTTANAIKAAHAAIDAGLTRYCPSAGLPEFRETIAKTVRAEFGIPATADNVVVGPGAKVFETYFCEAFLEPGDAVLVFQPAFPTFEPNILRRGAKPVYVPLKQENKFRPDVAAIEKFVKSEPRARAIFLNFPHNPTGGVATRDDLKAIANIVRGTNIAVFSDEPYCHMIWDVTEPREAPLTGSVGSRTEPREAPLTGSVGSSQHASILAEPGMLEQCVGAYTFSKSYSMSGWRCGYMITSAPVAQIVSKMINTSLSCVPPIVQMAGKAALEHDAVERDTVMKKFHKKVELLVSELRKVPDVTVLMPEGTFYVFPRVSPICERLGITSHGLAMYLLEGADDKRGVACLGGECFGAAGQGFLRFSCAEPDERLVEAVAFFADAVNRSDRVKAYLDTHPKYRLK